From one Streptomyces sp. N50 genomic stretch:
- a CDS encoding L-serine ammonia-lyase: MAISVFDLFSIGIGPSSSHTVGPMRAARMFARRLRNEELLDSVASVRTELYGSLGATGHGHGTPKAVLLGLEGESPRTVDVEGADERVEQIRESGRIRLLGEHEIPFSYDNDLKLHRRKTLPYHANGMTLWAYDEAGTELLSKTYYSVGGGFVVDEEAVGADRIKLDDTVLKYPFRTGDELLRLTQETGLSISALMLENERAWRTEEEIRAGLLEIWRVMQACVSRGMSREGILPGGLRVRRRAAMSARQLRAEGDPLAHAMEWITLYAMAVNEENAAGGRVVTAPTNGAAGIIPAVLHYYINFVPGADEEGVVRFMLSAGAIGMLFKENASISGAEVGCQGEVGSACSMAAGALAEVLGGSPEQVENAAEIGMEHNLGLTCDPVGGLVQIPCIERNGMAAVKAVTAARMAMRGDGSHKVSLDKVIKTMKETGADMSVKYKETARGGLAVNIIEC; the protein is encoded by the coding sequence GTGGCCATCTCGGTCTTCGACCTGTTCTCGATCGGCATCGGCCCGTCCAGCTCCCACACGGTCGGCCCGATGCGGGCGGCCCGCATGTTCGCGCGCCGGCTGCGCAACGAGGAGCTGCTGGACTCCGTCGCCTCCGTCCGCACCGAGCTGTACGGCTCCCTCGGCGCGACCGGCCACGGCCACGGCACCCCGAAGGCGGTGCTGCTCGGCCTGGAGGGCGAGTCGCCGCGCACGGTGGACGTGGAGGGCGCGGACGAACGGGTCGAGCAGATCAGGGAGTCGGGCCGCATCCGCCTCCTCGGCGAGCACGAGATCCCCTTCTCCTACGACAACGACCTGAAGCTGCACCGCCGGAAAACCCTGCCGTACCACGCGAACGGCATGACGCTGTGGGCGTACGACGAGGCAGGCACCGAGCTCCTCTCCAAGACGTACTACTCGGTGGGCGGCGGATTCGTGGTCGACGAGGAGGCGGTGGGCGCCGACCGCATCAAGCTGGACGACACGGTCCTCAAGTACCCCTTCCGCACGGGCGACGAGTTGTTGCGCCTCACCCAGGAGACGGGTCTGTCGATCTCGGCCCTGATGCTGGAGAACGAGCGCGCCTGGCGCACGGAGGAGGAGATCCGGGCCGGGCTGCTGGAGATCTGGCGCGTGATGCAGGCGTGCGTCTCGCGGGGCATGTCGCGGGAGGGCATCCTGCCGGGCGGCCTCCGGGTCCGCCGCAGGGCGGCCATGTCGGCACGCCAACTCCGGGCGGAGGGCGACCCGTTGGCGCACGCGATGGAGTGGATCACGCTCTACGCGATGGCCGTGAACGAGGAGAACGCGGCGGGCGGCCGCGTGGTGACGGCCCCGACGAACGGCGCGGCCGGCATCATCCCGGCGGTCCTGCACTACTACATCAACTTCGTGCCGGGCGCCGACGAGGAGGGCGTGGTCCGCTTCATGCTCTCGGCCGGCGCCATCGGCATGCTCTTCAAGGAGAACGCCTCCATCTCCGGCGCCGAGGTCGGCTGCCAGGGCGAGGTCGGCTCGGCGTGCTCGATGGCGGCGGGCGCGTTGGCCGAGGTCCTCGGCGGCTCCCCGGAACAGGTCGAGAACGCGGCCGAGATCGGCATGGAACACAACCTCGGCCTCACCTGCGACCCCGTCGGCGGCCTCGTCCAGATCCCCTGCATCGAACGCAACGGCATGGCCGCGGTGAAGGCGGTGACCGCTGCGCGGATGGCGATGCGGGGGGACGGTTCGCACAAGGTGTCCCTCGACAAGGTCATCAAGACGATGAAG
- the glyA gene encoding serine hydroxymethyltransferase, whose translation MSVLNTPLHELDPDIAAAVDAELRRQQSTLEMIASENFAPVAVMEAQGSVLTNKYAEGYPGRRYYGGCEYVDVAEQIAIDRVKELFGAEYANVQPHSGASANQAALFALAKPGDTILGLDLAHGGHLTHGMRLNFSGKQFDVVAYHVDPTTGLVDMAELEKLAKEHRPKVIIAGWSAYPRQLDFAEFRRIADEVEAFLWVDMAHFAGLVAAGLHPNPVPYADVVTSTTHKTLGGPRGGIILAKKEFAKKLNSSVFPGFQGGPLEHVIAAKAVSFKVAASEDFKERQRRTVEGARLLAERLVRDDVKAVGVDVLSGGTDVHLVLVDLRNSELDGQQAEDRLHEVGITVNRNAVPNDPRPPMVTSGLRIGTPALATRGFTAEDFAEVADVIAETLKPSYDVEGLKARVTALAEKYPLYPGL comes from the coding sequence CTGTCCGTCCTGAACACGCCCCTGCACGAGCTCGACCCCGACATCGCCGCGGCCGTCGACGCCGAGCTGCGCCGGCAGCAGTCCACGCTGGAGATGATCGCCTCGGAGAACTTCGCTCCGGTCGCGGTCATGGAGGCGCAGGGCTCGGTCCTCACCAACAAGTACGCGGAGGGGTACCCGGGCCGTCGTTACTACGGCGGCTGCGAGTACGTCGACGTGGCCGAGCAGATCGCGATCGACCGGGTCAAGGAGCTGTTCGGCGCCGAGTACGCGAACGTACAGCCGCACTCGGGCGCCTCCGCGAACCAGGCCGCCCTGTTCGCGCTGGCCAAGCCCGGCGACACGATCCTCGGCCTGGACCTGGCGCACGGGGGTCACCTGACCCACGGAATGCGGCTGAACTTCTCCGGCAAGCAGTTCGACGTGGTCGCCTACCACGTGGACCCGACGACCGGTCTGGTCGACATGGCCGAGCTGGAGAAGCTCGCCAAGGAGCACCGCCCGAAGGTCATCATCGCGGGCTGGTCGGCGTACCCGCGCCAGCTGGACTTCGCCGAGTTCCGCCGGATCGCGGACGAGGTCGAGGCCTTCCTGTGGGTCGACATGGCGCACTTCGCGGGCCTGGTCGCGGCGGGGCTGCACCCGAACCCCGTGCCGTACGCGGATGTCGTCACGTCCACGACCCACAAGACGCTGGGCGGCCCGCGCGGCGGCATCATCCTGGCGAAGAAGGAGTTCGCGAAGAAGCTGAACTCCTCCGTCTTCCCGGGCTTCCAGGGCGGTCCGCTGGAGCATGTGATCGCGGCCAAGGCGGTCTCCTTCAAGGTCGCGGCGAGCGAGGACTTCAAGGAGCGGCAGCGGCGTACCGTGGAGGGTGCGCGGCTGCTGGCCGAGCGCCTGGTGCGGGACGACGTGAAGGCCGTGGGCGTCGACGTACTGTCGGGCGGCACGGACGTGCACCTGGTCCTGGTCGACCTGCGGAACTCCGAACTGGACGGCCAGCAGGCCGAGGACCGGCTCCACGAGGTCGGCATCACGGTCAACCGCAACGCCGTCCCGAACGACCCGCGGCCCCCGATGGTCACCTCCGGCCTGCGCATCGGCACCCCGGCACTGGCGACCCGCGGCTTCACGGCCGAGGACTTCGCCGAGGTCGCGGACGTCATCGCGGAGACGCTGAAGCCGTCGTACGACGTGGAGGGCCTGAAGGCCCGTGTCACGGCGCTGGCGGAGAAGTACCCGCTGTATCCCGGGCTGTAG
- the gcvH gene encoding glycine cleavage system protein GcvH has product MSNPQQLRYSKEHEWLSVAEDGVSTVGITEFAANALGDVVYAQLPDVGSTVTAGESCGELESTKSVSDLYSPVGGEITEINEDVVNDPSLVNSAPFEGGWLFKVRVAEEPGDLLSADEYTAFSAG; this is encoded by the coding sequence ATGAGCAACCCCCAGCAGCTGCGCTACAGCAAGGAGCACGAGTGGCTGTCGGTCGCCGAGGACGGCGTCTCGACGGTCGGCATCACCGAGTTCGCGGCCAACGCGCTCGGCGATGTCGTCTACGCCCAGCTCCCCGACGTCGGCTCCACGGTGACCGCGGGCGAGTCCTGCGGTGAGCTGGAGTCGACGAAGTCGGTGTCCGACCTGTACTCGCCCGTCGGCGGCGAGATCACCGAGATCAACGAGGACGTCGTGAACGACCCGTCGCTGGTCAACTCGGCCCCCTTCGAGGGGGGTTGGCTCTTCAAGGTGCGCGTCGCGGAGGAGCCGGGCGACCTGCTCTCCGCCGACGAGTACACCGCGTTTTCCGCCGGCTGA
- the gcvT gene encoding glycine cleavage system aminomethyltransferase GcvT — MSSTATPETRRTALDALHRSLGATMTDFAGWDMPLRYGSERDEHLAVRTKAGLFDLSHMGEITVTGPQAAQLLNYALVGNIASVGLGRARYTMICRADGGILDDLIVYRLADTEYMVVANASNAQVVLDALTERAAGFDAVVRDDRDAYALLAVQGPESPAILRSLTDADLDGLKYYAGLPGTVAGVPALIARTGYTGEDGFELFVSPGDAEKLWLALTEAGARVGLIPCGLSCRDTLRLEAGMPLYGHELSTSLTPFDAGLGRVVKFEKDGDFVGRTALEAAAERAASQPPRVLVGLVAEGRRVPRAGYPVVADGQVIGEVTSGAPSPTLGKPIAMAYVDAAHSAPGTTGVGVDIRGSHEPYEVVALPFYKREK; from the coding sequence ATGAGCAGTACCGCCACCCCTGAGACGCGCCGTACCGCGCTGGACGCGCTGCACCGCTCGCTCGGTGCGACGATGACCGACTTCGCCGGCTGGGACATGCCGCTGCGTTACGGCTCGGAGCGCGACGAGCACCTCGCCGTCCGCACGAAGGCCGGCCTCTTCGACCTCTCCCACATGGGCGAGATCACGGTCACCGGACCGCAGGCCGCCCAGCTCCTCAACTACGCCCTCGTCGGCAACATCGCCTCCGTGGGCCTCGGGCGTGCCCGCTACACCATGATCTGCCGGGCCGACGGCGGCATCCTGGACGACCTGATCGTCTACCGGCTCGCGGACACCGAGTACATGGTGGTGGCCAACGCCTCCAACGCGCAGGTGGTGCTGGACGCGCTCACCGAGCGGGCCGCGGGCTTCGACGCGGTCGTCCGCGACGACCGTGACGCGTACGCGCTGCTCGCCGTCCAGGGCCCCGAGTCCCCCGCCATCCTCAGGTCCCTCACCGACGCCGACCTCGACGGCCTGAAGTACTACGCCGGTCTGCCCGGCACGGTCGCGGGCGTCCCCGCGCTGATCGCCCGCACCGGGTACACCGGCGAGGACGGCTTCGAGCTGTTCGTGTCCCCCGGTGACGCGGAGAAGCTGTGGCTGGCGCTGACCGAGGCCGGGGCGCGGGTCGGGCTGATCCCGTGCGGGCTGTCCTGCCGGGACACCCTGCGCCTGGAGGCCGGGATGCCGCTGTACGGCCACGAGTTGTCGACCTCCCTCACGCCCTTCGACGCCGGGCTCGGCCGGGTCGTGAAGTTCGAGAAGGACGGCGACTTCGTCGGGCGTACGGCCCTGGAGGCCGCCGCCGAACGCGCCGCCTCGCAGCCCCCGCGCGTCCTCGTCGGGCTCGTCGCCGAGGGCCGCCGGGTCCCGCGCGCCGGGTACCCCGTCGTCGCCGACGGCCAGGTCATCGGCGAGGTCACCTCCGGCGCCCCCTCCCCCACCCTGGGCAAGCCCATCGCCATGGCCTACGTCGACGCCGCGCACTCGGCGCCGGGCACGACCGGTGTCGGCGTGGACATCCGGGGCAGCCACGAGCCGTACGAGGTCGTGGCGCTGCCCTTCTACAAGCGCGAGAAGTGA
- a CDS encoding AAA family ATPase: protein MTVTRTTVYATTSAVALPKQPSAPAREACQARPAPVVRDLRERAGHSPHGLRFGPRDLVVVTGLPGSGKSTLMRRAVAGGTGVRVDSQDTRDRWDARMSGFLPYAIYRPLVRLAHYAGLHRALRSTSGAVVHDCGTQTWVRGWLARAAGRRGGALHLVFLDVTPDTALDGQRERGRGVSRYAFLRHRRAAARLLREVERGDLPRGVDSAVLLDRDAADVLRRIDFAD from the coding sequence ATCACGGTGACAAGGACCACGGTGTACGCCACGACCTCGGCCGTAGCGCTGCCCAAGCAGCCCTCGGCCCCGGCCAGAGAGGCATGCCAGGCCCGCCCGGCACCGGTCGTCCGCGACCTCCGCGAGCGCGCGGGGCACAGCCCGCACGGCCTCCGCTTCGGCCCCCGCGACCTGGTCGTGGTCACCGGCCTGCCCGGCAGCGGCAAGTCCACGCTGATGCGCCGCGCGGTGGCGGGCGGCACCGGGGTCCGCGTCGACAGCCAGGACACCCGGGACCGCTGGGACGCGCGCATGTCCGGCTTCCTCCCCTACGCGATCTACCGCCCCCTGGTCCGCCTCGCCCACTACGCCGGACTGCACCGAGCCCTGCGCTCCACGTCCGGAGCCGTCGTGCACGACTGCGGCACGCAGACCTGGGTGCGCGGCTGGCTGGCCCGGGCCGCCGGGCGCCGGGGCGGCGCGCTGCACCTGGTGTTCCTCGACGTCACCCCGGACACCGCGCTCGACGGCCAGCGCGAGCGGGGCCGCGGAGTCTCGCGGTACGCGTTCCTGCGCCACCGCAGGGCGGCCGCCCGCCTGTTGCGCGAGGTGGAGCGCGGTGATCTGCCTCGGGGCGTCGACTCGGCGGTCCTCCTGGACCGGGACGCGGCGGACGTGCTGCGCCGGATCGACTTCGCGGACTGA
- a CDS encoding enhanced serine sensitivity protein SseB, with the protein MDFPADFPGQAYPHPHPHGGWPGNELEEVLSVSLGMPSAGGRIVEVLGRSFVWVPLPSGGGPQSGPLDLPTLDIEGQAYVPVFSSEEQFRQVVGSHLSFTIAPAVEFARGLPPQVGIAVNPGGMVGVPLPPLAVAELCRIGRTALDGPTSGGRVRLFEPDWQDDPVDFLAAASAEFAAIGVVGSARRCLASIETAAPVMFVGVELTNWDGDLRAAPMEALARALGQVTVQWQVNLVLLDVTQDPVADWMRQTVRPFYTQGH; encoded by the coding sequence ATGGACTTCCCGGCGGACTTCCCCGGTCAGGCGTACCCCCACCCGCATCCGCACGGCGGATGGCCGGGCAACGAGCTGGAGGAGGTGCTCTCGGTGTCCCTCGGCATGCCCTCGGCCGGCGGCCGGATCGTCGAGGTGCTCGGCCGCAGCTTCGTCTGGGTCCCGCTCCCCAGCGGCGGCGGCCCGCAGAGCGGTCCCCTGGACCTGCCGACACTGGACATCGAGGGGCAGGCGTACGTCCCGGTCTTCAGCTCCGAGGAGCAGTTCCGCCAGGTGGTCGGTTCGCATCTCTCCTTCACGATCGCGCCGGCGGTGGAGTTCGCGCGCGGGCTGCCCCCGCAGGTCGGCATCGCGGTGAACCCGGGCGGCATGGTCGGCGTCCCGCTCCCGCCGCTCGCCGTCGCCGAGCTGTGCCGCATCGGCCGCACCGCCCTCGACGGCCCCACCAGCGGCGGCCGGGTCCGCCTCTTCGAACCCGACTGGCAGGACGACCCGGTCGACTTCCTCGCCGCGGCCTCCGCCGAGTTCGCCGCGATCGGCGTGGTCGGCTCGGCCCGCCGCTGCCTGGCCTCGATCGAGACGGCCGCCCCGGTCATGTTCGTAGGCGTAGAACTCACCAACTGGGACGGCGACTTGAGAGCGGCCCCGATGGAAGCGCTTGCCCGAGCCCTGGGTCAGGTAACGGTCCAGTGGCAGGTCAACCTGGTCCTCCTGGACGTAACCCAAGACCCGGTGGCGGACTGGATGCGCCAGACGGTACGCCCCTTCTATACGCAGGGTCACTAG
- a CDS encoding enhanced serine sensitivity protein SseB C-terminal domain-containing protein, producing the protein MSASGTATGQVEHMLRQVTPGRYDAYEALLRALATPHSGQIWMLLWHGQSGSPDAQYGNMQVDKYGYAPCVTSAQELSASGWNRSYEVVDGLDVARTLYPDHFGLWLNPHAPGGGVGIPWLDLRRIATGLERQPAGPLRLSEPGIEIPQFYALLTHNAHRTPAVRALRRAWVQPALGAPYLAIGLDVYDTSPPAVDSVRGMMQQSIGAVPDGLPVSTVAMSDEYDPVALWLRANARPFYDREAHAAPAQAGGYGYPPVRGGY; encoded by the coding sequence GTGAGCGCCAGCGGCACCGCGACCGGCCAGGTCGAGCACATGCTGCGCCAGGTGACGCCCGGGCGCTACGACGCCTACGAGGCACTCCTCCGCGCCCTCGCGACCCCCCACTCCGGTCAGATCTGGATGCTCCTGTGGCACGGCCAGTCCGGCTCCCCGGACGCCCAGTACGGAAACATGCAGGTCGACAAGTACGGCTACGCCCCCTGCGTCACCTCCGCCCAGGAACTGTCGGCGAGCGGCTGGAACCGCTCCTACGAGGTGGTCGACGGCCTCGACGTGGCCCGCACCCTCTACCCCGACCACTTCGGCCTCTGGCTCAACCCGCACGCGCCGGGCGGCGGCGTCGGCATCCCCTGGCTCGACCTTCGCCGCATCGCCACCGGCCTGGAACGCCAGCCCGCAGGGCCCCTGCGCCTGTCGGAGCCGGGTATCGAGATCCCGCAGTTCTACGCCCTCCTCACGCACAACGCCCACCGCACCCCGGCGGTCCGCGCCCTGCGCCGCGCCTGGGTGCAGCCCGCCCTCGGAGCGCCGTATCTCGCGATCGGTCTGGACGTCTACGACACCAGCCCGCCCGCCGTGGACTCGGTGCGCGGCATGATGCAGCAGTCGATCGGCGCGGTCCCCGACGGGCTGCCGGTGTCGACCGTGGCGATGTCCGACGAGTACGACCCCGTCGCGCTCTGGCTGCGGGCGAACGCCCGCCCGTTCTACGACCGTGAGGCCCACGCGGCACCCGCTCAGGCGGGCGGGTACGGATACCCACCCGTCCGTGGTGGATACTGA
- a CDS encoding ABC transporter permease — MTAPIETTGAEAGAQPEAVLAGAEKGQIEGRSLGQIAWTRFKKDRVAVAGGVIVVLLILVAALSRPIQSVFGLDPDAFHQNLIDANTSLPKGGWGGMSWDHPLGVDPQFGRDVATRILEGSWVSLVVAFGATILSNVIGTILGVVAGYYGGRVDSIISRLMDTFLAFPLLLFAIAISATLQGGAFGLNGLPLHLSVLIFVIGFFNWPYLGRIVRGQTLALREREFVDASRGMGAKAPYILFRELLPNLVGPIIVYSTLLIPTNILFEASLSFLGVGIQPPQASWGGMLRDAVTYYEVDPAYMIVPGLAIFVTVLAFNLLGDGLRDALDPRSR, encoded by the coding sequence GTGACCGCACCGATCGAGACCACGGGGGCGGAAGCCGGGGCGCAGCCGGAGGCTGTGCTCGCCGGCGCCGAGAAGGGGCAGATCGAGGGCCGTTCCCTTGGACAGATCGCCTGGACCCGGTTCAAGAAGGACAGAGTCGCCGTCGCCGGCGGTGTCATCGTCGTCCTGCTGATCCTGGTCGCGGCACTCTCCCGTCCGATCCAGTCGGTGTTCGGGCTGGATCCCGACGCCTTCCACCAGAACCTGATCGACGCCAACACCTCGCTGCCCAAGGGCGGTTGGGGCGGCATGAGCTGGGACCACCCGCTCGGTGTGGACCCGCAGTTCGGCCGGGACGTCGCCACCCGCATCCTCGAGGGCTCCTGGGTGTCGCTGGTGGTGGCCTTCGGCGCCACGATCCTGTCGAACGTGATCGGCACCATCCTCGGCGTCGTCGCGGGGTACTACGGCGGCCGGGTCGACTCGATCATCAGCCGTCTGATGGACACCTTCCTCGCCTTCCCCCTGCTGCTCTTCGCGATCGCCATCTCGGCGACCCTGCAGGGCGGTGCCTTCGGCCTCAACGGCCTGCCGCTGCACCTGAGCGTGCTGATCTTCGTCATCGGCTTCTTCAACTGGCCCTACCTGGGCCGGATCGTCCGCGGCCAGACCCTCGCCCTGCGCGAGCGCGAGTTCGTGGACGCCTCCCGGGGCATGGGCGCCAAGGCGCCGTACATCCTCTTCCGGGAGCTGCTGCCCAACCTGGTCGGCCCGATCATCGTCTACTCGACGCTGCTCATCCCGACGAACATCCTCTTCGAGGCGTCCCTCAGCTTCCTCGGGGTCGGTATCCAGCCCCCGCAGGCATCCTGGGGCGGCATGCTGCGGGACGCGGTCACCTATTACGAGGTCGACCCCGCGTACATGATCGTGCCCGGCCTCGCCATCTTCGTGACCGTCCTGGCGTTCAACCTGCTGGGCGACGGTCTCCGCGACGCTCTCGACCCCCGCAGCCGCTAG